Genomic segment of Vicia villosa cultivar HV-30 ecotype Madison, WI unplaced genomic scaffold, Vvil1.0 ctg.001374F_1_1, whole genome shotgun sequence:
TTTAAATGTTAGGAACCCAATAATCCTAATAGTAATTATCCTGTATTTTAATATTCCTTATTCTTTGATTAGTTTACCATTCTGTTAATCTGTTTCTGTAATAATCCTATTCCATTGTCACTTATTGCTATAGATGTTAATTACAATTTGAGTACCAGTTTTTATCAGAAAGCTAGGCAGGAGGAGGATCAGAAATCCTGTGTATTATAGTTATTGGgtcacttattatgagacggaggaatTATATGTCACTTGGGTTTAGCCTAAAGTATGGGCTTCGCCCCCTTGTCTTTCTTATGTACCCACTCTCTTAACCTAGTTATATTAATATGAGGGTTTGTACTGTATCACATTACATTATGCTCATCTCTTCTATCTTTCTACATGGTATAAAGCCTCATAGGATTCAAAACAGTCTCTTGCAGCCGCCgccttatttaaaaaaatctcTACACCAGAGAACCCTATTTTCACGTTACTTTGAAACTATATAATGATTGTAAACACGGACATTGATGGCCATATGTAAGCAAATTTTCCAAGTAAAATGGTGCAGGATGGTAGGTGAAAAAGTTGAACATTGAATTTATTAGCCAACAACACTGAAGCTTGATGAATATAATTTTGCTATTACCTTGATTTTGTTGATTAGTACATAcctttacactgaaatttattcGAAGTTTTAATTGAATTGCATTGCACAGTTTTTTGTGGTAATTTCAACATTGTATCCCTAAGATGCAGTTTGTTTCAATTATACTTTTGGGGGGTGTTATGGTATGCAATAAGTTCTTATCATGAATTGTTTATGTATGAATTGTTTCTATAATCAAGGATGGAATGAGGGGAGACTTTGCTCAAGTTCTTTGTATATGTTGTTTCCATAAGCTACTCTAGAGAGCTTATGAAAATGAGCTGCTTTATAGTCATGTTATAAAGTATTTTCATTAGCTCTTGCAAACTTGTACTCAAGTGCTTATGATACAAGATAACTCCATGTAAGCTGTTGTGAATGCCCCCTCTAATACCCATAAGATCTTGTCCTCTTGCAGTAGCCTTATTATATGATAACCACTTACGTAGTATTGAAAGATTTTAAGTAATGTGACTttgaaaaatgattaaaattagtaaaaatctTGGTTCCATTCCCCACATTCTGCATATGTGGTGCAGTTGAAACAGGAATATGAATTTCAATTCTCTATCGAATATCTTATGCAAACGATATGTCCAGCTACCCTATTGTATGTTTTAGTTCTGCACTGACTGCATTATACTTTTGTAGAGAGCTGCAAATACTGGTTGGGGTGAGAAGGACAATTCAAAATGGGACAATGACAAATATGATGGCCCCACAAAAGACAGAAGACATGACATCAACCAATCAAATCGCTTTCCAGAAACTAGAGACAGAGACTCACGCCCCAGAGCCCATAGCAATATGATGGAATTAGGTAACCAATCCAAGCGAAGTGATAGAAGAGAGGAAAAGATGCCGCGGAGGCATAATGACGATGAACTTGAACATCGGTCAAAAGAAGATCAACATAGGAGAGAAGAAAAAAGATCAAGGAATGATTACAGCGATAGAGAACCTGAGCCAAGAGATCACAGAAGGGAGGATAGAAGATCAATAAAGCGAGATGATGTAGAGTTTGAGCCCAGGTCAAGAGATTCTGATGTAAGAGAAGACAAAAGACTGAGTAGGCAGGATGTTGATGATTATAGAAGCAAGTCAAAAGAAATGCATGGTAACCGGGAGGAGAGAAGATCAAGAAAACACACCGAAGATGACTATGTGCCAAGGTCAAGAGAAGATCATGATAGGAAGCATGGTAGCCGGGAAGAGAGAAGATCAAGAAAGCACACTGAGGATGAATCTGTACCAAGGTCAAGAGAAGATCATGATGGGAAGCAAGATAACGTATCATATAGAAATAATTCTCATCGTTCTGAATCAAAAGGAAGATATGATTCTGACCGAAGAGAAGAAAAGAGGCCAGGAAGGTAATGGCAGTTATGAGGTCTGGTTTATCATGGACAACAAGAAAGAGTATTGGAGTAAGTTCATTGATATTTGTGAACCTGAATTGATGCTTACTTATAATATTTCCTTAATCATTTTGTCTGTAATACGATTTAATTGTACTTTCATAAGAGCTTTTCCTGTTGGAGTTGTGTTATttaaatatcaaaatatatacaTGAGATCTAACATCATATATTAGATTTTTGGTCGCTAATATTTCTATTAACATTGGTATATTTTGTTGGTTTTGGCCTCTCTATCTCCTATTGCCCCTGTTCACACAAGTTTTGATTTAAGTTCACATTCTGTATTCGACTTGAGTTGAACTATACATCATTGAGTTCAATGCATTTATTTAATGAGTTCAATAGTTCACGATGCTTTTCTACTGTGAAAAATAAAGGCAGATTACACAAACGTGCCCCTTTTGCTTAGCAGCACGTGCTTTGTTTTGAGatctttttattaccaaaaatgcTTCACTTTTATTTGAAATCAGATTAAGTTACCACATCATATTTAAAAGGGTTATCATATTATTTTGGAATTAGTCTTTGACAATCAATTTGTTTGTATTGTTTAGAAATTTCACAAGTTCAATTGTTAATGGACAATACTACACACTCTCCCAAGAGCATATTTGCTTGAGTAAATTTGTCATGCATGAACTACAACTAATTCCATATTCATGTTAAATccattcaatatttttttatagtagAATGAACAGTCTTACATAAGATTCAGTTGCTAACATATAAACTTACTTCTTCCTTCATATGATTCCAAGAAAGGGAACCTCCAACTATAAAGAACAAAAGTTCATCAGTTAGTTCCTATAACATTTTCAACAAATTTTCCAACAGAAATGAAAGAAGATCCACCACCAACCACAGCATTCCTAGCCTTCTCTTTAATCTCTTGAAGCTTCTTGTGCACAATGTTATCCCTATCCATCAAATCCTTCAACCCTTTCTCAATCTCCTCAGCCACCACATTATCACTACCCTTTCTATAGTCCACTCTCAACTCCACAGCTACACCCCACTCTCTCACCATCCTAAAAGCATTAAGCTGTTGTTCTGCGTAAATAGGCCATGTCAATATTGGAACACCAAACCACAAACTTTCCAAAATAGAATTCCATCCACAATGTGAAACAAATCCACCAATAGCCTTATGTCCCAATATCTCAACTTGTGGTGCCCATACACATATCATTCCCTTACCTTCCAATTCCATCCATTCTAAAAACCCTTCTGGTAACCCTTGTTTCCCTGCATTGTTAGCCCACAAAAACCTAACTCCACTATCCTTAAGTCCTAATGCTATTTCTCTTATTTGAGATGGAACAAAGCTATTTCCCATGCTTCCAAAACATAAAAAAACAACTGATTTATGTGGCTGTTCATCTAGCCATTTCAATATAACATCATGCTGAGCTTGATCTAACTTAGGGTTAGGATTACCCTTGAGATCTAACAAAGGACCAACAGCATAGATAGGAGGAATTTTTTCATCATGACTAGATAATGCATCAATTGAATATTGTTCCAAATCTGAAAAAGTATTAACAATAATCCCTTTGGTGTCTCTAAACCTCTCAGCAAGTTTATAATAAGCAACATAACCACCATCTTTGTTAAAAACAGCATCAGGTAAAGCTTTAAAAGGTACTGGAATCGAGAAACCATGAATCGAGAATTGACGATCAAGGTCGGAGTCATCGAAAATATCCTCGATTCGGCGGTTCTGAAGCGAAAGCATGAGACTTAAAAAACCAACATTTGATGTCAGAAATATATAGGAAGGTATTCCAAGTTCATTTCCAACATCAATCATTGAAACACAGAAGAAATCTAGGACTAACCCAACAACTTTGTCTGATAAAATGGTTTGAATAGTTGCTTTGACATGAGGTACGAGACTTTCCATGAGAGTCAAGATGAAGAACTCAGGAGAATTGAGCAGCTCTTGTGGGGGAAGTTCAACATCAGGAAGATCAATGAGTTGGATTTGAGGCTGTGAGGCTAAAGCTGTTTTGATGTATGAATCTGCAAAGGGAAAGCCTGGGAATTTGATGCATAGGATTGTGATGGAAAGGTTGTTGTTAGTGTTGATTAAGAGTTTTGCAAATTCAAGTGATGAAGCTAAGTGGCCAATCCCTGGTGTAGGAATGAAAATTAGTTCTGATTTTTTGTTCATCTCATTCAAAGCCATTTTTGTTTGTGCTTTCTGTGTGGTGTAGGACTTCCTTTGCATGGAAGAGGATTAGAAGGAATAGGAATTATTTCTCATTTTACTATTATTCAATTATTTGAGTGTTACACCTTTTTGCTGGCATCAAATTATTTGACCAGTTACTGGTGGACGTGCAATTATTAATGTAACAACTCTTCTAGAATCAGTACAATGTagtatatttttttgaataattatatCATATAACAAGTCTTCTAGAATCATTACAAAGTGAATACGAGAAGGCTCTTTTCAAGGAGGACATCTATTGGCGTCAACGAGCTAAGATGCATTGGTTTCGTGACACTAATCGTAACACCCGCTTTTTCCATCAATCGGCTACGGCACGAAGAAAATTTAAGCAAATTAATTTATTGAAGAATGAGGATGGTGCTGAAGTCACGGAACAGAAGGAACTAAGCATTGTGACAAAGAGGTATTTTGAAACTCTATTCACAACAACGACAAGGAATGATGATGAAGTGCTCAGTTTGTTCCACCAAGTGATTACTGAGGATGAGAATGTGAAGCTACTCCGCCCTATTACGCAGGAAGTGCTGTATGAATCTTTTTGCGACATGCATCCTAATAAATCTCTCGGTCCTGACGGTTTTAACCTGGCGTTTTACAAAAATTTTCGGGAACTCTGTGGTAGAGATATATGGCTGGCAGCAACAAATTGGTTATCTAGGGGATACTTCCCGCCGGCACTGAACGACACCAACATTTGTCTGATCCCGAAATGACTAACCCGCAAAATATGAAAGATTACCGTCCCATCTCCCTCTGTAATGTTGTGTATAAATTGGTGTCAAAAACTCCAGCTAATAgaatgaaacacttattggagAAATGTGTCGCAGAGGAACAGTCATCTTTTATTGAAGGAAGATCGATTCTCGATAATGCTATGATTGCTTTTGAGGTAATCCATACCCTCAAAAGACAGACGCGAGGAAATAGATCGAATTTGGCACTTAAAATAAACATTAgcaaagcatatgacaaggtggACTGGGGCTTCTTAAGAGGTGTGCTATTCAGATTGGATTTTGACGAGAGATGGATTAATTGGATTATGATGTGCGTTACTTCGGTACATTATACCGTTCTTGTAAATTCGGATCAAGCAGGGCCAATAGAACCAGGAAGAGGTCTTAGACAAGGAGACCCACTATCTCTTTATTTGTTTATCCTTGTAACAGAAGGACTTTCCAAACTCATGACAGCATCGGTAGCACGTGGTGATGTCCATGGGATACAAATCTGTAGAGGAACACCTACAGTGTCCCATCTACTTTTTGCTAACGACTGTTTTTTGTTTTGCAGGGCAAACTTAACCGAAGTAGGAAATATTATGAAGGTGATTAAGCTTTATGCAGAGGCTTCAGGCCAGGAGATTAATCTGACTAAATCTGAGGTGTTTTTCAGTAGTAACTTATCCAAACCTAATCAGGAGGATCTTGCTAGTATTATGGGAGTGCGCCACGTGTTAGGAACACGGAAATATCTAGGTTTACCATCTATGATTGGTAGAAGCAAGAAAGCTACATTCTCATATATTAAGGATCGAATCTGGAATAGGATTAATTCTTGGAAAGGAAGGTCTGTATCTAATGCGGGTAAAGAAATTATGATCAAATTCGTTCTTCAGGCTATTCCATCATACATTATGAGTCTTTTCATTCTACCAGCGACGGTTATCCAGGACATTGAAAGGATGTTGAATGCGTTTTGGTGGGGTGGTGGAAAAGATGGTGTAGGAATTCGTTGGATGGCTTGGGATAGATTAGTGTGCCCTAAGGAGGATGGAGGATTAGGTTTTCGGGATTTTAAAGCTTTCAACATGGCTATGGTTGCAAAACAAGGTTGGTCCTTAATTTCGAATTCAGATGCACTTGTTTCTCGAATTTTCAAAGCAAGGTACTTCCCTAATAACTCCTTCTTTGATTCTTCTCTTGGTTATAATCCAAGTTTTATTTGGAGGAGTATTTGGAAATCCCAGAGGTTCTAACACTAGGGTGCAGGTGGAGTATTGGTGATGGTAGTAATATTAAGATCATGCAGGACCCGTGGATACGTGGGAGTAGTGAAGGTAATTTAGGAGGTCCACAGAAATAAGGGGTTTACCATATGTCTGTTAATAATCTTATGATGGCCAATGCGAAGCAATGGGATATAGAAGTTGTTAGAGATCTTTTTGATGCGGAGGACATGGAAAAAATTCTCAAAGTTCCGTTGTTGGAAGAAGTTAAGAAGGACAGATTGATTTGGAAGGAAGAGCAGGATGGTATCTATAGTGTGATAACTGGCTACAAACTTTGGTATCAAGCTGTTAGAAGAAGTAAGGAGATGGGAGGGTCGGAGGATTGGGGCAGTATTTGGAATATCAAGGCACCACCGAGAGTAAAGCACCTTCTCTGGAGAATTTGTACGGGTTGCTTTCCTACTCGTGAGAGACTTAGACAGTGTTTTGTTATGTGCCCGTCAATTTATCCGTTATGTGAGAGTACTATCGAGGATAATGGCATTTGTTTTTGGGTTGCATAGTTACTAATCAGTGCTGGAGGGCAGCAGGTCTGTCTAATCTTATTGACTCTCGTTTGCAGGCATTTTAGGACATTAAGTCTCTTATTCTTGCTATCTGCTCGAAGGAAGAAAAAGAAGTATCAGGCAGATTTGCGGTTATGATAGATGTTATTTGGAAGAACAAGAATGACTATGTCTGGcataatgagaaagaagaagcgACAATTTTGGGAGTAAGAGCGACTCATATATGGAATGACTGGTTTCAAGCTCAAGAAGATTCAACAAACAACGTTCGGTCTCATCATGCTTTAGTTTGGAGTGCTCCTTCTGTGGGTTGGCTTAAATGTAATGTGGATGCGGCTTTTAATAACAATAACGGCACTACTAACAGGGGGTGGTGTGTGCGTAACCACCTTGGCAATTTTATCTATGCAGGTACTTCATGGGATCCATGAACTCTTCCCGTCTTTGAAGCTGAAGCTTTAAAGAGGCTATTCTTGGAGCTATTTCCTTGCACTTGGAATTTGTGATTTTCGAGAGTGATTCCCAAATAGTGACACAAGCTATCCAATCCAATATAAAAGGTGATTCCAAGTTTTATCTTATTATTGAGTCCATTCGTAGTTTATTGCTTTCCTTTCCAAACTTTGAAGTAAAGTTTGTCAAACGTCAAGCGCATTCGGTTGTTCACTCTCTTGCgagggcggccaattcttgggctCGACGTAGTATGTTAGTTTCGATTCTTCATTGTACTGAACACCTTTTGATTAATAAATTACATTGAGTTTgttgtgataaaaaaaaaacagaaattttTTTTTCCCAAAATTACCATGGCTTTCATATTGCGTCATGTCAtcatttttctttctaatttca
This window contains:
- the LOC131634872 gene encoding zinc finger CCCH domain-containing protein 25-like — encoded protein: MNPLTLVKRIQKINSREAALGISEQASWHTKYKDSAYVFVGGIPFDLTEGDLLAVFAQYGEVVDVNLVRDKDTGKSKGFAFLAYEDQRSTNLAVDNLNGAQVLGRIIRVDHVDKYKKKEEEDEETERQKREARGVCRAFQKGECTRGAGCKFSHDEQRAANTGWGEKDNSKWDNDKYDGPTKDRRHDINQSNRFPETRDRDSRPRAHSNMMELGNQSKRSDRREEKMPRRHNDDELEHRSKEDQHRREEKRSRNDYSDREPEPRDHRREDRRSIKRDDVEFEPRSRDSDVREDKRLSRQDVDDYRSKSKEMHGNREERRSRKHTEDDYVPRSREDHDRKHGSREERRSRKHTEDESVPRSREDHDGKQDNVSYRNNSHRSESKGRYDSDRREEKRPGR
- the LOC131634871 gene encoding UDP-glycosyltransferase 71K2-like; amino-acid sequence: MQRKSYTTQKAQTKMALNEMNKKSELIFIPTPGIGHLASSLEFAKLLINTNNNLSITILCIKFPGFPFADSYIKTALASQPQIQLIDLPDVELPPQELLNSPEFFILTLMESLVPHVKATIQTILSDKVVGLVLDFFCVSMIDVGNELGIPSYIFLTSNVGFLSLMLSLQNRRIEDIFDDSDLDRQFSIHGFSIPVPFKALPDAVFNKDGGYVAYYKLAERFRDTKGIIVNTFSDLEQYSIDALSSHDEKIPPIYAVGPLLDLKGNPNPKLDQAQHDVILKWLDEQPHKSVVFLCFGSMGNSFVPSQIREIALGLKDSGVRFLWANNAGKQGLPEGFLEWMELEGKGMICVWAPQVEILGHKAIGGFVSHCGWNSILESLWFGVPILTWPIYAEQQLNAFRMVREWGVAVELRVDYRKGSDNVVAEEIEKGLKDLMDRDNIVHKKLQEIKEKARNAVVGGGSSFISVGKFVENVIGTN
- the LOC131634881 gene encoding uncharacterized protein LOC131634881 translates to MANAKQWDIEVVRDLFDAEDMEKILKVPLLEEVKKDRLIWKEEQDGIYSVITGYKLWYQAVRRSKEMGGSEDWGSIWNIKAPPRDIKSLILAICSKEEKEVSGRFAVMIDVIWKNKNDYVWHNEKEEATILGVRATHIWNDWFQAQEDSTNNVRSHHALVWSAPSVGWLKCNVDAAFNNNNGTTNRGWCVRNHLGNFIYAGTSWDP